DNA sequence from the Electrophorus electricus isolate fEleEle1 chromosome 19, fEleEle1.pri, whole genome shotgun sequence genome:
gagtacagtgCAGCAAATCTCTTGCTCCAGATCGTTCAGGTCGCTTAGTGGTTACCCATTATAACATTGTACTCTTACCAGCAGATGCTATTATAATATCAATTAAACTTCACAATTTCAccattaaaatgcttaattgtTGGTGTTGTTACCCTAGAGCTGAAAGAGCCATGAACATTAGCAACAGAGAGAGCAAATACACATGCCCACAAATAAAATACGCattcattaaacacacaaaacaaattttatacacacacacacacacacacacacacacacacacacacacacacacacacacacacacacacacacacacacacacacacacacacacacacacacacacacacacacacacacacacacacaccaccccaccccaccccacaaaCGCCTCTCCATAACAGCAACATCCCAAAGCACACAGACGCATGAAGTGATATAATCTTCCTTTAAAAAGACGCCATGCGTGAGTTACTCTGAAAATGAACAGCCTTTCTGTGTTTTGATCTGGTCCACTGTATAATCTGTTTAATTAACTGTCCTAATACGATTTGCGAtagaaaaatatatgtataatttggCATTACTTTCCACAGAAACCATTATTTTCTTCTTGACCAAACAGATAACAGATGAAGAGGGTGGGTGGAGTGAAGCAGGCTCCAGCTGCTCAGCTAAGCCACTGAaggtaggagtaatggtggtgataCTGCAGACAGACTCCCAAATAAGATGATCCAAGGCTGTAGTGGCTTGCTAACGTATCTTTACTGTTCTGCAAACCAGAAGTGGTTTTCTAAAGAGTCTTGTATTTGTCACTCAGTTCAGCCAAGAACCACCTTCTTTGACAATAAGTGGCCTTTTGACTGACAAGCACATGGACTAACCCAAATGGACCAAATCCATACTGACCAACCCACATGGACCAAACCcgtgtttttctttcagtggtAGCTAGCCCCTGATATCCCTAGCATTAAGGCATGCCCTGCCCCCCCATTTTCCAATATGTTCCTACGGTCttggtttctgaccacaagactGTTGTTccctggatatttttgggtgacTCTCAACCGTGCAGTGACGCTGGTGCATGCAAGTATGCCAAGCAGCACTGCTGCGTCTGCTACACCCGAGCCAGCTCATGCCGCTGCCCTGTGGCGCTACTGCTGTGCCGAAAGTAGTCTGTTGCCCAAATAATACCCGGCCACCATCGGTTAACAGGTGTGCCTGGCAACAGGTgctgtgcatggcaacaggtGGACCTGTAGTGCTGCAGTACTAGTGTATTTGTGATTTTACACAAGTGAATAAAGATCAGGTAGGTTTATAGGTTTATCAGGTAGGTTTACAGTGTCGTCCATGACACTTACAATGGCGTGCTGTTACTGGGTTCatgtgcagtgctgcagtgttgtTATGCTCCTCCGCAGGAGGGACAAGTGAAGCAGGTCTTACTTCTTCATGAGCATGACAATATAGATGAAGCGAGGGAGACACAGGTAGACTTGATCTCTTCGAACGGCATCTACGATCCTTCTACACACATACTCCGGTTCCAGAAGAGGCATGAGTCTGGGCCACCTGCATACACATGTTAGATGCACATCTCTCACCAGTTTACAAACACATATGAAGGACAAACTCACTGTGTCACATTTTACTGACCCTTGACAGGCCTGATCTCCATGAAGGTAGATAAGGCATACATGCCTATGACCAGTAAAAGATGCATAATGACTTGGTGAATAAGGAGGTTCAGCTGTTTATTACTAAGAATCCTTAGTAATAAAGGATCCTCTATTAATCTATTAAGCTCTGAGTACTCATTGTGAATTTTACAAGAAAACATGTGATCTCGACATCTCTTACCAGTGTCTTACCAGGATGATTGTGCTGTGTAAACTCTGACTCAGAATGAGCGTGTCTACTCAGAGGTACTTTATGACTGCTcactaaaacaatatttatctatttaaataATGACCATCTATCTtggcaaaaaaacccaaaacaaacttCAGCTCAGTTTGACACGtgctaattaaattaaacaggCAGAGTCAACAAAAATCTGTCTCACGgggccacccacacacacctccactacCATAGCAGACACTCCGTTCAGAAACAtcctgacagacacacactgatcaTTTAAATTTAACCTGACACCTGATGCATGGCTCTGGGCTAGGGAGACTACAGACGTGTGAGCCTacctccatatctctctctctctctctctctctctctctctctcttctctaaGACACTTGAAACAAACGAGTGGCTGGAAATAACCCTCAGCAAACTGTACagcactttaaatatttaaagcttCATCTGTTTAAACCTAAAAAGTACTTTCAGTAATCTAGCCAAGAATACTGATATGCTCACACTGAGTGTTTACTATGCGTTGCCACCATACCCTACTTTGTATATGCGCCTTCGAACATGCCGGTTTTGATGAAGAAAGGGCAGACTATGGTGGTCTTCACTCCAAAACAGCGTGCAGCCAGCAGCTCCAGACCCATGGACTCTGCAAAGCCAACTGCGGCAAATTTACTTGCACAGTAatctgtcaaacacacacacacacacacacacacaaactcgtGTAAAACTGGATCATTTCCAAATGTATTGTGTGGAAAGGTTAGTGTTCCAGTTACACAaatagtgttttgtgtgtataccTGCCAGTCCATTGACTCCGAAAAGTCCAGCAGCACTAGCAATGCTGACCAGATGGCCATGGTTTCCAGCAATCATGGCTGGGAGAAATGCCTTGTACATctagaaaggaagagaaaatgcacctgtatgtacatatttatttgtgtgtgtgtgtgtgtgtgtgtgtgtgtgtgtgtgtgtgtgtgtgtgtgtgtgtgtgtgtgtgtgtgcatgagtgtattAATgtgagatagacagatagacagacagatagttagttagttagttagttagtgaGAGAGGGCAAGTCAGGTTAACTAACCCAGAAGTGGGCCATGCTGTTGACCTCCATTGTCTTCTCTAAGAGCGAGTCTGGGCACTGCAGGAAATTCTTCCCCGTGACAATTCCAGCATTGTTTACCAGGATAGTGACGTCACCAACCTCCCGTTTGACCTATAAGGGAAATATAAATTGGGTCCATGTTCGCTTTCTCGAAGTAGACAATGCACATTTGATTGGTGTTTTCACTAATACTGAAAGAGCTTTACTAGATTTGCCACAAAGTTAAATAGTGTTTGGAGAATGCTGTTGTTTTAGTGCCACTAAAAACACTTATAATGGATGACGTGCTGGTAAGTGTTTACTGTCCTAAcacgcccccctcccccctggACCCCGTCATCACGCCCTTGTTAATAGGTCATGTGTCACATCTGACCTTCATTATCGTCCTTGTTAGTATGTATATTTAAGGTCTTGTTTGGTTATCATCTTGTCGATATTTGACTCCTTCTCTATGAAGGACTGTGCTTGTGCAAATCTACTGTGTTTTGCTATTTCTTGTGTTTAGTCTGTTAGCGTAGTGTCGTTCTTCGTCATTGTGCTACTAAACGTATGTTTTGTGTGAACCACGGCACGCCTCTGCCTCGCCTCTCCACGTTGCATATAAAAACTGCTGTTTTGACCGTTATGTAAATATGAacacagtaataataatttaatataaacacGCATTTCTACGACTCAAGGACAGTGTGCGTAAAAAATAGGCAATCAATATTAAAACCGCAAGTCCAATATAACGAATCAAAtgctacgtgtgtgtgcatccctACCTGGTCCGCTAGTCTATACACCTGGTCTCGTTTACTGCAGTCACAGGTGTACGCGTGAGCGCGAGAGCCGTGGGTTTTTTGGATCATGCGCGCAGTCTCTTTGTTGCCCTCCTCGTTGACGTCCCACACGACAAGCCGCGCGCCCAGACGCGCGAACTCTAAAGCAACCAGACGGCCAATGCCACTTCCTGCCCCGGTCACCAGGACGATCTCCCCGGCCACGCTTTTCCTCCGCGCAGGAATAAATATCCGAAAGAACGCCTCCAAGTAACAGATCACCGAGAACACGAACATCCTCAACGTCTCTAGAAAGAAATTCATGGCGGTAGCGAACAGGGCCTGCACACAAGTGGGGAAGTAAGTTTACAGCGTCGTGATCAACAACCCAACAACCCCAAATAAAACAGATATGGTTTCATGTTTTACAATGACTTCCGCAGGAAACGTCCACTACATGTAACATGACATAGCGTGCGGCTCAAGAGTCGGCGCACTTACCTCAAATAGGCTAGAATTGTGTTACAATGTTCCGTTTATTCCGGTTTTAAACAAACGGCATACAGTCGACCTTTGCACAGTTATGTTTCGTGTTTTACTCCAAGCCAAAGGTCAATGTTTCACCAGCTGCCACTGTAACGGTGCAGGATGTGGAAGGCGCGGTCTGTTTTTAACTGTTTGTAGGCCGCGAGGCATTTGAGCAATTATCGCAAAGCTTATTAAAAATTCCCGTTTTCTGTGTCCTGTGATGTTTATTGGCGTGATGTAGTGATACAACTAACCAATTTGGTAGACTGtagaataaattacattattcaGAATTTTTAGGAATTTGGAAGCGCTGTGTGGTTTATTTGCTATAGGCAGTTCACTCGCTTGACCGGACTAGTAGGTAACCTATGTAAACATAAACTTTGGTCTTGTTCAACAACATGGAGGTACAAACCAATCTACCATATATGTTAGACTATatgtggaaatattttacatttaatgtgaatgtgttgtgtgtgtgtgtgtgtgtgtgtgtgtgtgtgtgtgtatttctgtccCTACCTGATCTGGTACTCAGAAGCGGATGACTTGATACCAGATTATTTAGTGAATAATCCAACTGGAGAATTAACGTTTGACATTGTCACCACACCTTGCTGTGTAATTTAAGGGTATATGGATTCTTTAGGCAAAATGCAGTATTGTTTTAAGGATAGGTTAATTGTTTTCAACTCagacattattataataatttatcatGACATATTTAGGAATGAATAGCACAAGTTTAAGGTTGCTTTTGTATTCAGAAACTTAGTATTCAGTAGCGGTTCAAACACAGACTTGATGAGAGATTAATTCTATTTAAAAAGCGGTTATAGTGGTTAATTGTCCTTTTTGAAAATTGTAATCACAATGTCACACGACTTCAAgcatctttgtttattta
Encoded proteins:
- the sdr16c5b gene encoding epidermal retinol dehydrogenase 2; the protein is MNFFLETLRMFVFSVICYLEAFFRIFIPARRKSVAGEIVLVTGAGSGIGRLVALEFARLGARLVVWDVNEEGNKETARMIQKTHGSRAHAYTCDCSKRDQVYRLADQVKREVGDVTILVNNAGIVTGKNFLQCPDSLLEKTMEVNSMAHFWMYKAFLPAMIAGNHGHLVSIASAAGLFGVNGLADYCASKFAAVGFAESMGLELLAARCFGVKTTIVCPFFIKTGMFEGAYTKWPRLMPLLEPEYVCRRIVDAVRRDQVYLCLPRFIYIVMLMKNVLPTKVGMLVAKYMGSLDFMATFKGRQMKSD